The Mycolicibacterium mageritense genome contains a region encoding:
- a CDS encoding DUF1059 domain-containing protein, with product MAKTHLNCPCGEAITGTDEDDLVEKAQAHLAESHPGREYDRDMILFMAY from the coding sequence ATGGCGAAGACACATCTCAACTGCCCGTGCGGCGAGGCGATCACCGGGACCGACGAGGACGATCTGGTCGAGAAGGCTCAGGCACACCTCGCCGAGTCCCACCCCGGCCGCGAATACGACCGGGACATGATCCTCTTCATGGCCTACTGA
- a CDS encoding nitroreductase family protein, which translates to MDLYDVMRTTGAARQFTDDPLPDEVLERILDNARFAPSGGNRQGNRVIVVRDQQTREALADLSRTGMRRYIAQQRNGENPWNPLHPPGVSDEQIAAVDAPRAAQLLDAAVVLVACVDLGVVAAFDQDLDRIGVVSGASVYPFVWNILLSARNEGYGGVLTTMAIAEEPRVKELLGIPDEYAIAAVVPLGKPVRQFTKLTRKPVSEIAVRERFDGEAF; encoded by the coding sequence ATGGACTTGTACGACGTCATGCGCACGACCGGAGCCGCCCGCCAGTTCACCGACGATCCGCTGCCCGACGAGGTGCTGGAACGGATTCTCGACAACGCACGCTTCGCGCCCAGCGGCGGCAACCGGCAGGGCAACCGCGTCATCGTTGTCCGTGACCAGCAGACGCGCGAGGCACTCGCCGATCTCAGCCGCACCGGTATGCGGCGCTACATCGCCCAGCAGCGCAACGGCGAGAACCCTTGGAACCCTTTGCATCCCCCTGGCGTGTCCGACGAGCAGATCGCGGCCGTGGACGCGCCGCGGGCCGCGCAGCTGCTCGATGCGGCCGTGGTGCTGGTGGCCTGTGTCGACCTCGGCGTGGTCGCCGCGTTCGACCAGGATCTCGACCGCATCGGCGTGGTATCGGGCGCGTCGGTGTACCCGTTCGTGTGGAACATCCTGCTGTCCGCCCGCAACGAGGGTTACGGCGGTGTGCTCACCACGATGGCGATCGCAGAGGAGCCGCGGGTCAAGGAGCTGCTCGGCATCCCCGACGAGTACGCGATCGCCGCGGTGGTGCCATTGGGCAAGCCGGTCCGTCAGTTCACCAAGCTGACGCGCAAGCCGGTATCGGAGATCGCCGTACGTGAGCGGTTCGACGGGGAGGCGTTCTAG
- a CDS encoding HhH-GPD-type base excision DNA repair protein yields the protein MGKLQLVQDPAADALLEDNPFALLVGMMLDQQIPMETAFAGPKKIADRIGGVDARQIAEYNPDKFVALCSETPAIHRFPGSMAKRVQALAQAVVDEYDGDVTALWTAGDPDGKEVLRRLKKLPGFGDQKARIFLALLGKQYGVTPAGWRAAAGDYGKAGTHMSVADVVDAASLQQVRSYKKQMKAAAKAAKG from the coding sequence GTGGGAAAACTGCAGCTCGTTCAAGACCCGGCCGCCGACGCGTTGCTGGAGGACAACCCGTTCGCACTGCTGGTCGGGATGATGCTTGACCAGCAGATCCCGATGGAGACGGCGTTCGCCGGGCCCAAGAAGATCGCCGACCGCATCGGCGGCGTCGATGCGCGCCAGATCGCGGAATACAACCCGGACAAGTTCGTCGCGCTGTGCTCGGAAACCCCTGCCATTCACCGGTTTCCGGGATCGATGGCCAAGCGGGTGCAGGCGCTCGCGCAGGCCGTCGTCGACGAGTACGACGGCGACGTCACAGCCTTGTGGACCGCAGGCGACCCGGACGGCAAAGAGGTGCTGCGCCGTCTCAAGAAGCTGCCCGGGTTCGGCGACCAGAAGGCCCGGATCTTCCTGGCGCTGCTCGGCAAGCAGTACGGCGTGACGCCGGCAGGATGGCGCGCCGCCGCGGGTGACTACGGCAAGGCCGGCACCCACATGTCAGTGGCCGACGTAGTGGATGCCGCCTCGTTGCAGCAGGTGCGGTCCTACAAGAAGCAGATGAAGGCGGCAGCCAAGGCCGCCAAGGGCTAG
- a CDS encoding DUF732 domain-containing protein, with amino-acid sequence MDMRRVLAPLFAAMATAIALAATANAVPDQGTPAFDEYMQGLDRNGYHLNPDTAWRVAHQACIGGLPGYIGLELAAQGVIGPGAQERVMDVARKYACPVQ; translated from the coding sequence ATGGACATGAGACGTGTGCTTGCCCCTCTATTCGCAGCGATGGCCACCGCCATCGCCTTGGCGGCCACGGCCAATGCCGTGCCGGACCAGGGCACGCCGGCATTCGACGAGTACATGCAGGGTCTCGACCGAAACGGTTATCACCTGAACCCTGACACCGCGTGGCGCGTCGCCCATCAGGCGTGCATCGGCGGGCTGCCGGGCTATATCGGTTTGGAGCTGGCTGCGCAAGGAGTCATCGGCCCCGGGGCACAGGAGCGCGTGATGGACGTGGCCAGAAAATACGCCTGCCCGGTTCAGTAA
- a CDS encoding sensor histidine kinase — MSVEVAVALALALMLTAVAAVVVVRTRRVVATPTERAVHTALHTASLAARALRRGLDTDSAQTAAPFLRGLTGTEGLALFDSDGALLARDQGDAAIWVPDLVDTSAATAKESIAGQRRVLREVRTTAVVAQPLLTEGGDVLGVLVVVTVGTPGPGMLGAVGEVARYAASQIELAELDASRARLDRAEVLALRAQISPHFIYNALNTIASFVRTDPDRARELILEFADFTRYSFRAAGQYTTLAEELRNIDRYLTLERARFGAALKVRLQVAPEVLNVVVPFLALQPLVENAVRHGLAGQGGGSVEIVAHDAGTDCVITVEDDGAGMDPDQLRSAQGDALADRTDQSAHVGLTNVDHRLRAAFGNDYGLVVETAIGAGTKVIMRVPKFRSGVRASGGAVG; from the coding sequence ATGTCGGTCGAGGTTGCGGTTGCGCTGGCATTGGCGCTGATGCTGACGGCGGTGGCCGCCGTCGTGGTGGTGCGCACCCGCCGCGTCGTCGCGACCCCCACCGAACGCGCGGTCCACACCGCGCTGCACACCGCGTCGCTGGCCGCGCGGGCCCTGCGTCGTGGGCTCGACACCGACTCCGCACAGACCGCCGCGCCGTTCCTGCGCGGGCTCACCGGCACGGAAGGACTCGCGCTGTTCGACAGCGACGGGGCGCTGCTGGCGCGCGATCAGGGCGACGCCGCGATCTGGGTGCCCGACCTGGTCGACACCAGCGCCGCCACGGCGAAGGAGTCGATCGCCGGGCAGCGCCGGGTGCTGCGGGAAGTGCGGACGACGGCCGTCGTCGCCCAACCGCTGTTGACCGAGGGCGGCGACGTGCTCGGCGTGCTCGTGGTGGTCACGGTCGGCACACCAGGGCCCGGCATGCTCGGCGCGGTGGGCGAAGTGGCCCGCTATGCCGCGAGCCAGATCGAACTGGCGGAGCTCGACGCGTCGCGGGCGCGATTGGACCGGGCCGAGGTGCTCGCGCTGCGCGCGCAGATCAGCCCGCACTTCATCTACAACGCGCTCAACACCATCGCGTCGTTCGTGCGCACCGATCCCGACCGGGCCCGCGAACTGATCCTGGAATTCGCCGATTTCACCCGCTATTCGTTCCGGGCGGCAGGCCAGTACACGACGCTGGCCGAGGAGCTGCGCAACATCGACCGCTACCTCACCCTGGAGCGGGCCAGGTTCGGCGCCGCGCTCAAGGTCCGGCTGCAGGTGGCTCCCGAGGTGCTCAACGTGGTGGTGCCGTTCCTTGCCCTGCAACCGCTGGTGGAGAACGCAGTCCGGCACGGACTGGCCGGGCAGGGCGGCGGATCGGTCGAGATCGTGGCGCACGACGCCGGAACCGACTGCGTGATCACCGTCGAGGACGACGGCGCAGGCATGGACCCCGACCAACTGCGCTCGGCGCAGGGCGACGCGCTGGCCGACCGCACCGACCAGTCCGCGCACGTCGGCCTGACCAATGTCGACCATCGGCTGCGCGCGGCGTTCGGCAACGATTACGGTCTGGTGGTCGAGACAGCGATCGGAGCGGGCACCAAGGTCATCATGCGGGTACCGAAGTTCCGTTCCGGGGTGCGCGCCAGCGGAGGTGCAGTGGGGTGA
- a CDS encoding LytR/AlgR family response regulator transcription factor, with protein MSANLTVLAVDDEAPALDELAYLLGRHPDVAHVHTASDATTALRELNRHTIDAVFLDINMPGLSGIELAGVLRNFAHQPAVVFVTAHDDKAVAAFDVGAIDYLLKPIRQNRLDEAVRRISSGAAQSSEPAAAPDDQDSDVLPAELGGITHLVPRDSIGWVEAEGDYARLHSATGAHLVRIPLSTLETRWRDHGFQRIHRSYLVSLRLVTGLRTSDGAVLVRMRANGASPAVELPVSRRQARELRDRLVRDPLRNLKPAGSDE; from the coding sequence GTGAGCGCCAACCTGACCGTGCTCGCGGTCGACGATGAAGCACCCGCCCTCGACGAGTTGGCCTACCTGCTGGGACGGCATCCCGACGTCGCACACGTCCACACGGCCAGTGACGCCACGACCGCGCTGCGCGAACTCAACCGGCACACCATCGACGCGGTGTTCCTCGACATCAACATGCCCGGCTTGTCGGGTATCGAACTAGCCGGTGTGCTAAGGAATTTCGCGCACCAGCCGGCCGTGGTGTTCGTGACGGCGCACGACGACAAGGCCGTCGCCGCCTTCGACGTCGGCGCCATCGACTATCTGCTCAAGCCCATCCGGCAGAATCGGCTCGACGAGGCGGTACGCCGGATCAGCTCGGGTGCGGCGCAATCGAGCGAACCGGCCGCTGCGCCGGACGATCAGGACTCCGACGTGCTGCCCGCCGAACTCGGCGGCATCACGCACCTGGTGCCCCGCGACAGCATCGGCTGGGTCGAGGCCGAGGGCGACTATGCCCGCCTGCACTCGGCCACCGGTGCACACCTGGTCCGAATCCCTTTGAGCACCTTGGAAACCCGCTGGCGGGACCACGGTTTCCAGCGTATCCACCGGTCGTATCTGGTGTCTCTTCGACTGGTGACCGGCCTGCGCACGAGCGACGGCGCGGTGCTCGTGCGCATGAGGGCCAACGGCGCCTCTCCCGCGGTCGAGCTTCCCGTGAGCCGCAGGCAGGCGCGCGAATTGCGGGACCGCCTGGTGCGCGACCCGCTGCGCAACCTCAAACCGGCGGGCAGCGATGAGTGA
- a CDS encoding sodium/solute symporter, whose protein sequence is MTGSPLTAVALLAAAVATVAIGAYGVRFSRTTSDFLVASRSVGPRWNAAAVSGEYLSAASFLGVAGLIAKYGADALWYPVGFTAGYLGLLLFVAAPLRRSGAYTVPDFAEFRLGSPRLRRVAMLVVVMICVFYLAPQYQGAGLALKTLLGMPVWVGPLLVGAIVIANVVAGGMRSITFVQAFQYWLKLTAIAIPALALLGLFVSDRGELGGPLPPSVQHQTTVAVDTDVVVQVVEPAGITVSGTLDGRHVDTATFGAPGEHTLGKGTTLTLAAGAATPVVAGTPSTGTEWIASGGGLGGGHPLYQVMSIIVATFLGTMGLPHVLVRFYTNPDGRAARRTALAVIALVSLFYLFPTLLGVFSRLYVPQLLITGTADAAVLLAPGSAIGGVLGQLLAALVAAGAIAAFLATSSGLLVSIAGALATDVLRGRVRDFRVAAVIGGLIPIPLSLVVSGLELSRSVGLAFAVAASTLCPLLVLGIWWRGLTAAGAACGLVVGGAVCGTAVLVAIAGGVDETVLGGWPAVMVGYPAAVSVPLAFVTMIVVSRFTRATPNVAQIFARMHVPERLGMGVERLPRG, encoded by the coding sequence GTGACCGGCTCCCCGCTGACCGCGGTCGCCCTGCTCGCGGCGGCGGTCGCCACCGTGGCCATCGGCGCGTACGGCGTCAGGTTCTCCCGCACCACATCCGACTTCCTCGTCGCGTCCCGTAGCGTCGGGCCGCGCTGGAACGCTGCGGCGGTCTCCGGCGAATACCTGTCCGCGGCATCCTTTCTCGGCGTCGCCGGGCTGATCGCCAAGTACGGCGCCGATGCACTGTGGTACCCGGTCGGCTTCACGGCGGGTTACCTGGGCCTGTTGTTGTTCGTGGCCGCTCCGCTGCGCCGGTCCGGCGCCTACACGGTGCCCGACTTCGCCGAGTTCCGGCTGGGCTCACCACGATTGCGCAGAGTCGCGATGCTCGTCGTGGTGATGATCTGCGTGTTCTATCTGGCGCCCCAATACCAGGGCGCCGGGCTCGCCCTGAAAACGCTTCTCGGCATGCCGGTTTGGGTCGGGCCGTTGCTGGTGGGCGCCATCGTCATCGCCAATGTGGTGGCAGGCGGCATGCGTTCGATCACGTTCGTGCAGGCCTTCCAGTACTGGCTCAAGCTCACCGCGATTGCGATCCCGGCGCTCGCCCTGCTGGGCTTGTTCGTCAGCGACCGTGGCGAACTCGGCGGGCCGCTACCGCCGAGCGTGCAGCACCAGACCACGGTCGCCGTCGACACCGATGTGGTGGTCCAGGTCGTCGAACCGGCGGGCATCACGGTGTCCGGAACGCTCGACGGCCGTCACGTCGACACCGCGACGTTCGGTGCTCCCGGCGAGCACACGCTGGGCAAGGGCACGACCCTCACGCTCGCGGCCGGCGCCGCCACACCCGTCGTCGCGGGTACGCCGAGCACCGGGACAGAGTGGATCGCCTCGGGCGGCGGGCTCGGCGGCGGCCACCCGCTGTATCAGGTGATGTCGATCATCGTCGCGACGTTCTTGGGCACCATGGGCCTGCCGCACGTGCTGGTGCGGTTCTACACCAATCCCGACGGGCGGGCCGCGCGCCGGACGGCATTGGCGGTGATCGCACTGGTGTCGCTGTTCTATCTGTTCCCGACGCTGCTCGGGGTGTTCTCCCGGTTGTATGTGCCGCAATTACTGATCACCGGGACGGCCGACGCCGCGGTGCTGCTGGCGCCGGGCTCGGCGATCGGCGGAGTGCTGGGCCAGTTGCTGGCCGCGCTGGTGGCGGCGGGCGCGATCGCCGCGTTCCTGGCGACATCGTCAGGCTTGCTGGTCAGCATCGCCGGTGCGCTGGCCACCGATGTGCTGCGCGGCCGGGTGCGCGATTTCCGCGTGGCTGCCGTGATCGGCGGCCTCATCCCAATTCCGTTGTCGCTGGTGGTGTCCGGGCTCGAACTGTCCCGCAGCGTCGGCCTGGCGTTCGCGGTCGCGGCGTCCACGCTGTGCCCGCTGCTGGTGCTCGGCATCTGGTGGCGCGGTCTGACCGCGGCCGGTGCGGCATGCGGCCTGGTGGTCGGCGGCGCGGTGTGCGGCACCGCGGTCCTGGTCGCCATCGCCGGAGGCGTCGACGAGACCGTGCTCGGCGGCTGGCCCGCGGTGATGGTGGGCTACCCGGCGGCGGTCAGCGTTCCGCTGGCCTTCGTGACCATGATCGTGGTCAGCCGATTCACGCGCGCGACACCGAATGTGGCGCAGATCTTCGCGCGCATGCACGTGCCGGAACGCCTTGGCATGGGAGTCGAACGGCTCCCGCGGGGCTGA
- a CDS encoding DUF485 domain-containing protein: protein MPETDLPARPAPSGEQFLAAQASPEFQELRSKLRRFVFPMTAFFLLWYTLYVVLGAFAHEFMAIKVIGNINVGLLLGLGQFVTTFVITGIYVRFANRELDPRAAAIRERLEGDAQ, encoded by the coding sequence GTGCCCGAAACCGACCTACCCGCCCGACCCGCGCCGAGCGGCGAGCAGTTCCTCGCCGCTCAGGCCAGCCCCGAGTTCCAGGAGCTACGCAGCAAGCTACGCCGGTTCGTCTTCCCCATGACGGCGTTCTTCCTGCTCTGGTATACCCTCTACGTGGTGTTGGGGGCGTTCGCCCACGAGTTCATGGCCATCAAGGTCATCGGCAACATCAACGTCGGGCTGCTGCTCGGCCTGGGGCAATTCGTCACCACATTCGTCATCACCGGCATCTACGTCCGGTTCGCCAACCGCGAGCTGGACCCGCGGGCTGCCGCCATCCGCGAACGGCTCGAAGGAGACGCTCAGTGA
- a CDS encoding solute symporter family protein: protein MNTLVAAADSVGNPIANIAIFGAFVVVTMFVVIRASGNNRSADQFFTGGRAFSGPQNGIAIAGDYLSAASFLGIAGAIAVYGYDGFLYSIGFLVAWLVALLLVAELLRNTGRFTMADVLSFRLKQRPVRLAAATTTLTVSLFYLLAQMAGAGGLVALLLNVKSTLGQSVVIAVVGVLMIVYVLVGGMKGTTWVQIIKAVLLITGAALMTFMVLAKFGLNFSEILGSAQSAISGATTEGVANRDVLAPGAQYGGSTTSKINFLSLGLALVLGTAGLPHVLMRFYTVPTAKEARRSVVWAIALIGAFYLFTLVLGYGAAAIVGPDRILSAAGKENSAAPLLALELGGVVLLGIISAVAFATILAVVAGLTITASASFAHDVYASVMKGHNVTEEEQVRVSRITAVVLGVLAIVLGILANGQNIAFLVALAFAVAAAANLPTIVYSLYWRRFNTRGALWSMYGGLLSTIILIVFSPAVSGTPKAMFPSLDFAWFPLANPGIVSIPLAFVLGVVGTLTSKDTGNPERNAEMEVRSLTGVGAEKAIAH from the coding sequence GTGAACACCCTCGTCGCAGCCGCAGACTCGGTCGGCAACCCGATCGCCAACATCGCGATCTTCGGCGCGTTCGTCGTCGTCACGATGTTCGTGGTGATCCGGGCCAGCGGCAACAACCGGTCGGCCGACCAGTTCTTCACCGGCGGCCGCGCGTTCTCCGGCCCGCAGAACGGCATCGCCATCGCCGGTGACTATCTCTCGGCGGCCAGCTTCCTCGGCATCGCCGGGGCCATCGCCGTGTACGGCTATGACGGCTTCCTGTACTCGATCGGCTTCCTGGTCGCCTGGCTGGTGGCCCTGCTGTTGGTGGCCGAATTGCTGCGCAACACGGGCAGATTCACCATGGCCGACGTGCTGAGCTTCCGGCTCAAGCAACGTCCCGTCCGGTTGGCCGCGGCCACCACGACGCTGACGGTGTCGCTGTTCTACCTGCTGGCCCAGATGGCCGGGGCCGGCGGCCTGGTCGCGCTGCTGCTCAACGTCAAGAGCACGCTCGGCCAGAGCGTGGTGATCGCGGTCGTCGGCGTGCTGATGATCGTCTACGTCCTGGTCGGCGGCATGAAGGGCACCACATGGGTGCAGATCATCAAGGCCGTGCTGCTGATCACCGGTGCCGCGTTGATGACGTTCATGGTGCTGGCCAAGTTCGGGCTGAACTTCTCCGAGATCCTCGGCAGCGCCCAGTCCGCGATCTCCGGGGCCACCACGGAAGGCGTGGCCAACCGCGACGTGCTCGCGCCCGGCGCGCAGTACGGCGGCTCGACCACGTCGAAGATCAACTTCCTGTCGCTGGGCCTGGCGCTCGTGCTGGGCACCGCGGGTCTGCCGCACGTCCTGATGCGCTTCTACACCGTGCCGACCGCCAAGGAAGCCCGTCGTTCGGTGGTCTGGGCCATCGCCTTGATCGGCGCGTTCTACCTGTTCACGCTGGTGCTGGGATACGGCGCCGCGGCCATTGTCGGCCCTGACCGCATTCTGTCGGCCGCGGGCAAGGAGAACTCGGCCGCACCGCTGCTGGCGCTGGAACTCGGCGGTGTCGTGCTGCTCGGCATCATCTCGGCGGTGGCCTTCGCGACCATCCTGGCCGTCGTCGCGGGCCTGACCATCACGGCCTCGGCGTCGTTCGCACACGACGTCTACGCCAGCGTCATGAAGGGCCACAACGTCACCGAGGAAGAGCAGGTTCGGGTTTCCCGGATCACCGCGGTGGTCCTCGGCGTGTTGGCGATCGTGTTGGGCATCCTGGCCAACGGCCAGAACATCGCGTTCCTGGTCGCCCTGGCCTTCGCCGTCGCGGCCGCGGCCAACCTGCCGACGATCGTGTACTCGCTGTACTGGCGGCGCTTCAACACGCGGGGCGCGCTGTGGAGCATGTACGGCGGCCTGCTGTCCACGATCATCTTGATCGTGTTCTCGCCCGCGGTGTCCGGCACGCCGAAGGCGATGTTCCCGAGCCTGGACTTCGCATGGTTCCCGCTGGCCAACCCGGGCATCGTGTCGATCCCGCTGGCCTTCGTCCTGGGTGTGGTCGGCACGCTGACCTCAAAGGACACCGGCAACCCGGAACGCAACGCCGAGATGGAGGTGCGCTCGCTGACCGGTGTGGGAGCCGAGAAGGCGATCGCGCACTAA
- a CDS encoding MFS transporter, which translates to MSFALLAYAFAAIMIGTTLPTPMYALYAQEMHFAVLTTTVIYATYAGGVLFALLVFGRWSDVLGRRPVLLAGIAFALASAAVFLVADSVPVLLVARVLSGLSAGVFAGTATVAVIEAAPPSWHSRAAAVATVVNIGGLGAGPLVAGLLVQYAPHPLHLPFIVHIVLAVLAGVAVFVAPETSARTGRIGLQRLSVPAEVRTVFAIAALAAFAGFTVTGMYTAVAPSFLADVIGIDNHAVAGAIACSIFAASAVTQVVVNRVPTGRAVALGCALLIVGMVILSAALYFSSLAALLAAAVVSGAGQGMSFSRGLAAVAEKAPADRRAEVSSTYFVVAYIALSLPVVGEGLAAEDWGLRTAGVVFAIAVAVLAAVCLVAILVEESRQKRAATTNLSAST; encoded by the coding sequence ATGTCTTTCGCCCTCCTCGCCTACGCCTTCGCAGCCATCATGATCGGCACCACGCTGCCGACTCCGATGTATGCGCTCTACGCGCAGGAGATGCATTTCGCGGTCCTGACCACGACCGTCATCTACGCGACCTACGCGGGCGGGGTGCTGTTCGCACTCCTGGTGTTCGGCCGGTGGTCCGACGTGCTCGGCCGACGGCCTGTGCTGCTCGCCGGGATCGCATTCGCCCTCGCCAGTGCGGCGGTGTTCCTGGTCGCGGACTCGGTTCCGGTGCTGCTCGTGGCACGCGTGCTGTCCGGCCTTTCGGCGGGCGTGTTCGCGGGCACCGCTACCGTGGCCGTCATCGAGGCGGCACCGCCGTCCTGGCACAGCCGCGCCGCGGCGGTCGCGACGGTGGTCAACATCGGTGGTCTCGGCGCGGGCCCGCTCGTCGCGGGTCTGCTCGTGCAATACGCACCTCATCCGCTGCACCTGCCGTTCATCGTGCACATCGTGCTGGCGGTTCTCGCAGGCGTCGCGGTGTTCGTCGCACCGGAGACCTCGGCCCGCACCGGTCGCATCGGTCTGCAGCGCCTTTCGGTGCCCGCCGAGGTTCGGACGGTGTTCGCCATCGCGGCGCTGGCCGCGTTCGCCGGGTTCACGGTGACCGGCATGTACACCGCCGTCGCGCCGTCGTTCCTGGCCGACGTGATCGGAATCGACAACCACGCCGTTGCCGGCGCCATCGCGTGCTCGATCTTCGCGGCCTCGGCCGTCACCCAGGTCGTGGTCAATCGCGTCCCCACCGGCCGGGCGGTTGCGCTGGGTTGCGCGCTGCTCATCGTGGGCATGGTGATTCTGTCTGCGGCACTGTACTTTTCGTCGCTTGCGGCGTTGCTCGCGGCCGCCGTGGTGTCGGGTGCCGGACAGGGCATGAGCTTCAGTCGCGGGCTTGCCGCGGTCGCCGAGAAGGCTCCGGCCGACCGCCGCGCCGAGGTCAGCTCGACGTACTTCGTGGTCGCCTACATCGCGCTGTCCCTGCCGGTCGTGGGCGAAGGCCTGGCCGCTGAGGACTGGGGTCTGCGCACTGCGGGCGTGGTGTTCGCGATCGCCGTCGCGGTGCTCGCCGCGGTGTGTCTGGTGGCGATCCTGGTCGAGGAATCCCGCCAGAAACGGGCTGCGACCACCAATTTGAGTGCTTCTACCTAG
- a CDS encoding acyltransferase family protein has translation MTSAVTTRAPKAALFPTPAEVEAQTPAGRDRAIDVIRIVSLVGVVFGHTIMATSTIRDDVFIWSNLLTASTVFQALTWIFQIMPLFFFAGVAASVQSWRPGASWGGWLLKRCTRLYRPVFYYLGFWAAALAVLRFVLPEHIYEPIAGISIQLLWFLGAYVLVLAAVPLLARITTPAQLASAVIGTYAFIAVIDAVRINIDGYTSLGYLNTVVWLIPGMFGVAYRRQLLSSAAALKIGLGMLGVNIALLAFGPYELSLVGIESQHLKNMTPPSLLLAGHAIMMCAFAIAAAPAIARWAQRPRVWWLAAIGNSGAMTLYLWHMPLLLATHVVFDYLGLDRYDPSTPGFVALSVLQLALMAALVAMVFVALRPLENNPLPLWDGGAVTTTGTRSAAVGLLLCIAGAATLTSVAWGLKDQGIYCVAVMLAALVAARWLASTPRITGAG, from the coding sequence ATGACCAGTGCTGTCACCACGCGCGCCCCGAAGGCCGCCCTGTTCCCCACCCCCGCCGAAGTCGAGGCGCAGACCCCGGCCGGCCGGGACCGCGCGATCGACGTGATCCGTATCGTGTCGTTGGTCGGCGTGGTGTTCGGCCACACCATCATGGCCACCAGCACCATCCGCGACGATGTGTTCATCTGGAGCAACCTGCTCACGGCCTCCACCGTGTTCCAGGCCCTGACCTGGATCTTCCAGATCATGCCGCTGTTCTTCTTCGCCGGCGTGGCCGCTTCCGTCCAGTCGTGGCGGCCCGGCGCATCCTGGGGTGGCTGGCTGCTCAAGCGGTGCACGCGGCTCTACCGTCCGGTGTTCTACTACCTGGGGTTCTGGGCCGCCGCCCTGGCGGTGCTGCGGTTCGTGTTGCCCGAACACATCTACGAGCCGATCGCGGGGATCTCGATCCAGCTGCTGTGGTTCCTGGGAGCTTATGTCCTGGTGCTGGCCGCGGTACCACTGCTGGCCCGCATCACCACCCCCGCGCAGCTGGCGAGCGCGGTGATCGGTACGTACGCATTCATCGCAGTGATAGACGCAGTCCGCATCAACATCGACGGATACACGTCGCTGGGCTACCTCAACACCGTGGTGTGGCTGATCCCGGGCATGTTCGGGGTCGCCTACCGCCGTCAGCTGCTCTCGAGCGCCGCGGCCCTGAAGATCGGCCTCGGCATGCTCGGGGTGAACATCGCGCTGCTGGCCTTCGGCCCGTACGAGCTGAGCCTGGTCGGCATCGAATCTCAGCACCTCAAGAACATGACGCCGCCTTCGCTGCTGCTTGCCGGGCACGCGATCATGATGTGCGCGTTCGCGATTGCCGCCGCGCCTGCCATCGCGCGGTGGGCGCAGCGGCCGCGGGTCTGGTGGCTGGCCGCGATCGGCAACTCCGGCGCGATGACGCTGTACCTGTGGCACATGCCGCTGCTGCTGGCCACGCACGTGGTGTTCGACTACCTGGGCCTCGACCGCTATGACCCCTCGACTCCGGGCTTCGTCGCACTGTCGGTATTGCAGCTCGCGCTCATGGCCGCGCTGGTGGCGATGGTGTTCGTCGCGCTGCGGCCGCTGGAGAACAACCCACTTCCGCTGTGGGACGGCGGCGCCGTCACCACCACCGGAACCCGCAGCGCCGCAGTCGGTTTGCTGCTGTGCATCGCGGGCGCCGCGACGCTGACCTCGGTGGCCTGGGGGCTCAAGGACCAGGGGATCTACTGCGTGGCCGTCATGTTGGCCGCCCTGGTCGCGGCCCGCTGGTTGGCATCAACGCCGAGGATCACAGGCGCTGGGTGA